One genomic segment of Canis aureus isolate CA01 chromosome 37, VMU_Caureus_v.1.0, whole genome shotgun sequence includes these proteins:
- the PRP4K gene encoding serine/threonine-protein kinase PRP4 homolog isoform X2, with translation MRDGAAPSSSTSASLRRPGSRRRRRRGVRKFKMAAAETLSLREQPEMEDADNSEKSVNEENGEVSEDQSQNKHSRHKKKKHKHRSKHKKHKHSSEEDKDKKHKHKHKHKKHKRKEVIDASDKEGMSPAKRTKLDDLALLEDLEKQRALIKAELDNELMEGKVQSGMGLILQGYESGSEEEGEIHEKARNGNRSSTRSSSTKGGKLELMDNKNSTKKRSKSRSKERTRHRSDKKKSKGGVEIVKEKTTRSKSKERKKSKSPSKRSKSQDQARKSKSPTLRRRSQEKIGKARSPPDDKVKIEDKSRSKDRKKSPIINESRSRDRGKKSRSPVDLRGKSKDRRSRSKERKSKRSDTDKEKKPIKSPSKDASSGKENRSPSRRPGRSPKRRSLSPKQRDKSRRSRSPLVNDRRSKQSKSPSRTLSPGRRAKSRSLERKRREPERRRLSSPRTRPRDDLLSRRERSKDASPLNRWSPTRRRTSRSPIRRRSRSPLRRSRSPRRRSRSPRRRDRGRRSRSRLRRRSRSRGGRRRRSRSKVKEDKFKGSLSEGMKVEQESSSDDNLEDFDVEEEDEEALIEQRRIQRQAIVQKYKYLAEDSNMSVPSEPSSPQSSTCTRSPSPDDILERVAADVKEYERENVDTFEASVKAKHNLMTVEQNNGSSQKKLLAPDMFTESDDMFAAYFDSARLRAAGIGKDFKENPNLRDNWTDAEGYYRVNIGEVLDKRYNVYGYTGQGVFSNVVRARDNARANQEVAVKIIRNNELMQKTGLKELEFLKKLNDADPDDKFHCLRLFRHFYHKQHLCLVFEPLSMNLREVLKKYGKDVGLHIKAVRSYSQQLFLALKLLKRCNILHADIKPDNILVNESKTILKLCDFGSASHVADNDITPYLVSRFYRAPEIIIGKSYDYGIDMWSVGCTLYELYTGKILFPGKTNNHMLKLAMDLKGKMPNKRSSLGSTPLLVTAPNMLERWNEKRCRSG, from the exons ATGCGCGACGGCGCcgctccctcttcctccacctccgCCAGCCTCCGCCGCCCGggaagccgccgccgccgccgccgaggagTCAGGAAGTTCAAGATGGCCGCCGCGGAGACCCTGTCGCTGCGGGAACAGCCAGA GATGGAAGATGCTGATAATTCCGAAAAGAgtgtaaatgaagaaaatggagaaGTATCAGAAGACCAGTCTCAAAATAAGCACAGTcgtcacaaaaaaaagaaacataaacacaGAAGTAAACATAAGAAACATAAACATTCCTCAGAAGAAGACAAGgataaaaaacataaacataagcATAAAcataagaaacacaaaagaaaagaagttattGATGCTTCTGACAAAGAAGGTATGTCTCCAGCTAAAAGAACTAAACTTGATGATTTAGCTTTGCTGGAAGACTTGGAAAAACAGAGAGCCTTGATTAAAGCTGAACTTGATAATGAGTTAATGGAAGGAAAGGTCCAGTCTGGGATGGGGCTCATATTGCAAGGTTATGAGTCTGGCTCTGAAGAAGAGGGGGAGATTCATGAAAAAGCAAGAAATGGAAATAGGTCTAGTACCAGATCTTCAAGTACAAAGGGGGGTAAACTTGAACTTATGGACaataaaaatagtacaaaaaaGCGAAGTAAAAGCAGATCCAAAGAACGGACTAGACATAGGtctgataaaaagaaaagtaagggtGGTGTTGAAATAGTTAAAGAGAAGACAACTAGGAGCAAgtcaaaggagaggaaaaagtcTAAAAGTCCATCCAAGAGAAGTAAGTCTCAAGATCAAGCAAGAAAATCAAAATCTCCTACCCTTAGAAGGCGATCTCAAGAGAAAATTGGGAAGGCCAGGTCTCCTCCTGATGACAAAGTTAAAATTGAAGATAAAAGTAGatcaaaagatagaaaaaaatcccCAATTATAAATGAAAGCAGAAGTCGTGATCGAGGCAAAAAATCCAGATCCCCAGTTGACTTAAGAGGTAAATCCAAAGACAGAAGATCACGATCCAAAGAGAGAAAATCAAAACGATCTGacacagataaagaaaagaagccaATTAAATCTCCCTCTAAAGACGCTTCTTCTGGGAAAGAAAATCGGTCACCCAGTAGAAGACCTGGTCGAAGTCCTAAAAGAAGAAGTTTGTCTCCAAAACAACGGGATAAATCAAGAAGAAGTAGATCTCCACTTGTAAATGATAGAAGGTCTAAGCAGAGCAAATCACCTTCCCGAACTCTGTCTCCTGGGAGAAGAGCCAAGAGCCGATCCTTGGAAAGAAAACGAAGAGAACCAGAAAGGAGACGACTTTCTTCTCCAAG AACACGACCTCGAGATGATCTCCTCAGTAGACGTGAAAGATCAAAAGATGCAAGCCCACTCAATAGGTGGTCTCCGACCCGAAGAAGGACAAGTAGATCTCCTATTAGAAGACGGTCTCGTTCCCCACTCAGACGTAGTAGGTCACCGAGGAGAAGAAGCAGGTCTCCACGGAGGAG ggACAGAGGTCGGAGGAGCCGGTCACGCTTGAGAAGGCGGTCTCGATCACGGGGTGGTCGTAGACGTAGGAGCAGAAGCAAAGTAAAGGAAGATAAATTTAAAGGAAGTCTATCAGAAGGAATGAAAGTTGAACAAGAATCTTCATCTGATGATAA ccttgaaGACTTTGATGtagaggaagaagatgaagaagctCTAATAGAACAGAGAAGAATACAGAGGCAGGCAATTGTTCAG aaatataaatatcttGCTGAAGATAGCAATATGTCTGTGCCATCTGAACCAAGCAGTCCCCAGAGCAGTACCTGTACACGGTCACCCTCTCCAgatgacattctggaaagggtAGCTGCTGATGTTAAAGAGTATGAACGAGAAAATGTTGATACATTTGAGGCCTCAGTAAAAGCCAAGCATAATCTAATGACCGTTGAACAGAATAATG GTTCATCTCAAAAGAAGCTCTTGGCACCTGATATGTTTACAGAATCTGATGATATGTTTGCTGCCTATTTTGAT AGTGCTCGTCTTCGGGCTGCTGGCATTGGAAAAGATTTCAAAGAGAATCCCAACCTCAGGGATAACTGGACAGATGCAGAAGGCTATTACC GTGTGAACATAGGTGAAGTCCTAGATAAGCGTTACAATGTGTATGGCTACACTGGCCAGGGTGTCTTCAGTAATGTTGTACGAGCCAGAGATAATGCAAGAGCCAACCAAGAAGTGGCTGTAAAAATCATCAGAAACAATGAGCTCAT gcaAAAAACTGGCTTAAAAGAACTAGAATTCCTGAAAAAACTTAATGATGCTGATCCTGATGACAAATTTCATTGTTTGCGACTCTTCAGACACTTTTATCACAAACAGCATCTCTGTCTCGTATTTGAGCCTCTAAG TATGAATTTACGAGAGGTGTTAAAAAAATACGGTAAGGATGTTGGTCTTCATATTAAAGCTGTAAGATCCTACAGTCAGCAGTTGTTCTTGGCATTAAAGCTCCTTAAAAGATGCAATATCCTACATGCAGATATCAAGCCAGACAATATCCTG GTTAATGaatcaaaaactattttaaagctCTGCGATTTTGGGTCGGCTTCACATGTTGCGGATAATGACATAACACCTTATCTTGTCAGTAGATTTTATCGTGCTCCTGAAATCA ttataGGTAAAAGCTATGACTATGGTATAGATATGTGGTCTGTAGGTTGTACCTTATATGAGCTCTACACtggaaaaattttatttcctggcAAAACCAATAACCATATGTTGAAGCTCGCCATGGACCTCAAAGGAAAGATGCCAAATAAG AGAAGCAGCCTTGGGAGCACACCGTTATTGGTAACAGCACCAAACATGCTTGAGAGGTGGAATGAAAAAAGATGCAGGTCAGGTTAG
- the PRP4K gene encoding serine/threonine-protein kinase PRP4 homolog isoform X1 gives MRDGAAPSSSTSASLRRPGSRRRRRRGVRKFKMAAAETLSLREQPEMEDADNSEKSVNEENGEVSEDQSQNKHSRHKKKKHKHRSKHKKHKHSSEEDKDKKHKHKHKHKKHKRKEVIDASDKEGMSPAKRTKLDDLALLEDLEKQRALIKAELDNELMEGKVQSGMGLILQGYESGSEEEGEIHEKARNGNRSSTRSSSTKGGKLELMDNKNSTKKRSKSRSKERTRHRSDKKKSKGGVEIVKEKTTRSKSKERKKSKSPSKRSKSQDQARKSKSPTLRRRSQEKIGKARSPPDDKVKIEDKSRSKDRKKSPIINESRSRDRGKKSRSPVDLRGKSKDRRSRSKERKSKRSDTDKEKKPIKSPSKDASSGKENRSPSRRPGRSPKRRSLSPKQRDKSRRSRSPLVNDRRSKQSKSPSRTLSPGRRAKSRSLERKRREPERRRLSSPRTRPRDDLLSRRERSKDASPLNRWSPTRRRTSRSPIRRRSRSPLRRSRSPRRRSRSPRRRDRGRRSRSRLRRRSRSRGGRRRRSRSKVKEDKFKGSLSEGMKVEQESSSDDNLEDFDVEEEDEEALIEQRRIQRQAIVQKYKYLAEDSNMSVPSEPSSPQSSTCTRSPSPDDILERVAADVKEYERENVDTFEASVKAKHNLMTVEQNNGSSQKKLLAPDMFTESDDMFAAYFDSARLRAAGIGKDFKENPNLRDNWTDAEGYYRVNIGEVLDKRYNVYGYTGQGVFSNVVRARDNARANQEVAVKIIRNNELMQKTGLKELEFLKKLNDADPDDKFHCLRLFRHFYHKQHLCLVFEPLSMNLREVLKKYGKDVGLHIKAVRSYSQQLFLALKLLKRCNILHADIKPDNILVNESKTILKLCDFGSASHVADNDITPYLVSRFYRAPEIIIGKSYDYGIDMWSVGCTLYELYTGKILFPGKTNNHMLKLAMDLKGKMPNKMIRKGVFKDQHFDQNLNFMYIEVDKVTEREKVTVMSTINPTKDLLADLIGCQRLPEDQRKKVHQLKDLLDQILMLDPAKRISINQALQHAFIQEKI, from the exons ATGCGCGACGGCGCcgctccctcttcctccacctccgCCAGCCTCCGCCGCCCGggaagccgccgccgccgccgccgaggagTCAGGAAGTTCAAGATGGCCGCCGCGGAGACCCTGTCGCTGCGGGAACAGCCAGA GATGGAAGATGCTGATAATTCCGAAAAGAgtgtaaatgaagaaaatggagaaGTATCAGAAGACCAGTCTCAAAATAAGCACAGTcgtcacaaaaaaaagaaacataaacacaGAAGTAAACATAAGAAACATAAACATTCCTCAGAAGAAGACAAGgataaaaaacataaacataagcATAAAcataagaaacacaaaagaaaagaagttattGATGCTTCTGACAAAGAAGGTATGTCTCCAGCTAAAAGAACTAAACTTGATGATTTAGCTTTGCTGGAAGACTTGGAAAAACAGAGAGCCTTGATTAAAGCTGAACTTGATAATGAGTTAATGGAAGGAAAGGTCCAGTCTGGGATGGGGCTCATATTGCAAGGTTATGAGTCTGGCTCTGAAGAAGAGGGGGAGATTCATGAAAAAGCAAGAAATGGAAATAGGTCTAGTACCAGATCTTCAAGTACAAAGGGGGGTAAACTTGAACTTATGGACaataaaaatagtacaaaaaaGCGAAGTAAAAGCAGATCCAAAGAACGGACTAGACATAGGtctgataaaaagaaaagtaagggtGGTGTTGAAATAGTTAAAGAGAAGACAACTAGGAGCAAgtcaaaggagaggaaaaagtcTAAAAGTCCATCCAAGAGAAGTAAGTCTCAAGATCAAGCAAGAAAATCAAAATCTCCTACCCTTAGAAGGCGATCTCAAGAGAAAATTGGGAAGGCCAGGTCTCCTCCTGATGACAAAGTTAAAATTGAAGATAAAAGTAGatcaaaagatagaaaaaaatcccCAATTATAAATGAAAGCAGAAGTCGTGATCGAGGCAAAAAATCCAGATCCCCAGTTGACTTAAGAGGTAAATCCAAAGACAGAAGATCACGATCCAAAGAGAGAAAATCAAAACGATCTGacacagataaagaaaagaagccaATTAAATCTCCCTCTAAAGACGCTTCTTCTGGGAAAGAAAATCGGTCACCCAGTAGAAGACCTGGTCGAAGTCCTAAAAGAAGAAGTTTGTCTCCAAAACAACGGGATAAATCAAGAAGAAGTAGATCTCCACTTGTAAATGATAGAAGGTCTAAGCAGAGCAAATCACCTTCCCGAACTCTGTCTCCTGGGAGAAGAGCCAAGAGCCGATCCTTGGAAAGAAAACGAAGAGAACCAGAAAGGAGACGACTTTCTTCTCCAAG AACACGACCTCGAGATGATCTCCTCAGTAGACGTGAAAGATCAAAAGATGCAAGCCCACTCAATAGGTGGTCTCCGACCCGAAGAAGGACAAGTAGATCTCCTATTAGAAGACGGTCTCGTTCCCCACTCAGACGTAGTAGGTCACCGAGGAGAAGAAGCAGGTCTCCACGGAGGAG ggACAGAGGTCGGAGGAGCCGGTCACGCTTGAGAAGGCGGTCTCGATCACGGGGTGGTCGTAGACGTAGGAGCAGAAGCAAAGTAAAGGAAGATAAATTTAAAGGAAGTCTATCAGAAGGAATGAAAGTTGAACAAGAATCTTCATCTGATGATAA ccttgaaGACTTTGATGtagaggaagaagatgaagaagctCTAATAGAACAGAGAAGAATACAGAGGCAGGCAATTGTTCAG aaatataaatatcttGCTGAAGATAGCAATATGTCTGTGCCATCTGAACCAAGCAGTCCCCAGAGCAGTACCTGTACACGGTCACCCTCTCCAgatgacattctggaaagggtAGCTGCTGATGTTAAAGAGTATGAACGAGAAAATGTTGATACATTTGAGGCCTCAGTAAAAGCCAAGCATAATCTAATGACCGTTGAACAGAATAATG GTTCATCTCAAAAGAAGCTCTTGGCACCTGATATGTTTACAGAATCTGATGATATGTTTGCTGCCTATTTTGAT AGTGCTCGTCTTCGGGCTGCTGGCATTGGAAAAGATTTCAAAGAGAATCCCAACCTCAGGGATAACTGGACAGATGCAGAAGGCTATTACC GTGTGAACATAGGTGAAGTCCTAGATAAGCGTTACAATGTGTATGGCTACACTGGCCAGGGTGTCTTCAGTAATGTTGTACGAGCCAGAGATAATGCAAGAGCCAACCAAGAAGTGGCTGTAAAAATCATCAGAAACAATGAGCTCAT gcaAAAAACTGGCTTAAAAGAACTAGAATTCCTGAAAAAACTTAATGATGCTGATCCTGATGACAAATTTCATTGTTTGCGACTCTTCAGACACTTTTATCACAAACAGCATCTCTGTCTCGTATTTGAGCCTCTAAG TATGAATTTACGAGAGGTGTTAAAAAAATACGGTAAGGATGTTGGTCTTCATATTAAAGCTGTAAGATCCTACAGTCAGCAGTTGTTCTTGGCATTAAAGCTCCTTAAAAGATGCAATATCCTACATGCAGATATCAAGCCAGACAATATCCTG GTTAATGaatcaaaaactattttaaagctCTGCGATTTTGGGTCGGCTTCACATGTTGCGGATAATGACATAACACCTTATCTTGTCAGTAGATTTTATCGTGCTCCTGAAATCA ttataGGTAAAAGCTATGACTATGGTATAGATATGTGGTCTGTAGGTTGTACCTTATATGAGCTCTACACtggaaaaattttatttcctggcAAAACCAATAACCATATGTTGAAGCTCGCCATGGACCTCAAAGGAAAGATGCCAAATAAG ATGATTCGGAAAGGCGTATTCAAAGACCAACATTTTGATCAAAATCTCAACTTCATGTATATAGAAGTTGATAAAGTAACAGAGAGG gagaaAGTTACTGTCATGAGCACCATTAATCCAACCAAGGACCTATTGGCTGACTTGATTGGGTGCCAGCGACTTCCTGAAGACCAGCGTAAAAAAGTACACCAGCTAAAGGACTTGTTGGACCAGATCCTAATGTTGGACCCAGCTAAACGAATTAGCATCAACCAGGCCCTACAGCATGCCTTCATCCAGGAAAAAATTTAA